A window of the Cystobacter fuscus genome harbors these coding sequences:
- a CDS encoding MarR family winged helix-turn-helix transcriptional regulator — MSTKNVHDAHIKASLPELHRALIDIVSVMNRPERDVVMLEMAGLKLERALFPLLVLVERLGPIGVGDLAGRVGRDYTTVSRQVARLEELGLVDRRAGSADKRVREAIITPRGKAATDAVDAAREEMALTLFRDWTLKDFNELVRLMRMLADVMSEKPTAAP, encoded by the coding sequence GTGTCAACGAAAAATGTGCATGATGCACATATCAAGGCGTCCCTACCCGAGCTGCATCGAGCGCTGATCGACATCGTGAGCGTGATGAACCGCCCTGAGCGCGACGTGGTGATGCTGGAGATGGCGGGCCTGAAGCTCGAGCGTGCGCTCTTCCCGCTCCTCGTCCTGGTCGAGCGGCTGGGGCCGATCGGCGTGGGCGATCTCGCTGGTCGCGTCGGGCGCGACTACACCACCGTCAGCCGCCAGGTGGCGAGGCTGGAGGAACTCGGACTCGTCGACCGCCGCGCGGGCTCGGCCGACAAAAGGGTACGCGAGGCGATCATCACCCCGCGTGGGAAGGCGGCGACGGACGCCGTCGATGCCGCCCGCGAGGAAATGGCATTGACCTTGTTCCGCGACTGGACGCTCAAGGACTTCAACGAACTGGTCCGGTTGATGCGGATGCTGGCCGACGTCATGAGCGAGAAGCCGACGGCCGCCCCTTGA
- a CDS encoding pre-peptidase C-terminal domain-containing protein produces the protein MRDNAERFGLPASLENLVLVQVKESLLGKHYHYQQMLLDLPVDGAEIVVSIGKDGQLLQIHNTSRHVGEDMEEAAVNQLHLKAQLSSESALDRAWTNMRVQNPLVDLPKSEQVWLPVKDGFQLAYKVSISAQMPTGGFVQYINAQDGSLIDSYSTSMPRNGKFEERTLAARQRTLGSPLDRKAETAAIERQTRLAQPVTSLVPSGIDGSGFVFDPDPRTTLNNDNLTDSSAASAFESAYFNKPLRDISLSGGVYSLTGPYVNIKNIEAPNTAPSTTTNGAWTAKRGSDAFDDTNVYFQLDQNQRYIQSLGFTNIINRPFDVDTNGVNGDDNSHYSYGGSTDYLAFGHGCVNDSEDADVILHEYGHGIQRNINTSWSGGDTGAMGEGFGDYWAASYSYSTPNGPTYHPEWVFSWDGHSNCWSGRALNRTDARYNSIRTYGAHQSITEGGVTFVSDELWSAPLFQALTSLMANGKSRADVDKIILQAHFGLGSGVKMPAMATAIVNAAHNLFPNDVTYENTFKAKFEAQNIISSVPPGPTINETESNDTQATANELSTTNTTVNAAIASRSDVDFFKVTLPAGKTLTASMTPNSTSDYDLELYNSAGTKLTSSTAGTGAVDSVTRSNSGTTSADFYVKVIYYSGGTGSTNGKYSLVATW, from the coding sequence TTGCGCGACAACGCGGAGCGCTTCGGCCTGCCCGCCAGCCTCGAGAATCTGGTCCTGGTCCAGGTGAAGGAATCCCTGCTCGGCAAGCACTACCACTACCAGCAGATGTTGCTGGATCTGCCCGTTGATGGCGCGGAGATCGTTGTCTCGATCGGCAAGGACGGCCAGCTGCTGCAAATCCACAACACGAGCCGGCATGTCGGCGAGGACATGGAGGAGGCGGCGGTCAACCAACTGCATCTGAAGGCGCAGCTCTCCAGCGAGTCCGCCCTCGATCGCGCCTGGACCAACATGAGGGTCCAGAATCCCCTCGTCGACCTGCCCAAGAGCGAGCAGGTCTGGCTCCCCGTCAAGGACGGCTTCCAGCTCGCGTACAAGGTGTCCATCTCGGCGCAGATGCCTACCGGCGGCTTCGTGCAATACATCAACGCCCAGGATGGCAGCCTGATCGACTCCTACTCCACGTCCATGCCGCGCAACGGCAAGTTCGAAGAGCGCACCCTCGCCGCTCGCCAGCGGACACTCGGCTCGCCTCTGGATCGCAAGGCCGAGACGGCCGCCATCGAGCGGCAGACGCGCCTGGCCCAGCCGGTGACTTCGCTCGTGCCCTCCGGCATCGACGGCTCCGGCTTCGTGTTCGATCCGGATCCGCGCACCACGCTGAACAACGACAACCTGACGGACTCCTCGGCCGCTTCCGCCTTCGAGAGCGCCTATTTCAACAAGCCGCTGCGCGACATCTCGCTCAGTGGCGGCGTGTATTCGCTCACCGGCCCGTACGTCAACATCAAGAACATCGAAGCGCCGAACACCGCGCCTTCCACCACCACCAACGGCGCCTGGACCGCCAAGCGTGGCAGTGATGCGTTCGACGACACCAACGTCTACTTCCAGCTCGATCAGAACCAGCGCTACATCCAGTCGCTCGGGTTCACCAACATCATCAACCGTCCGTTCGATGTAGACACCAACGGTGTCAACGGTGACGACAACTCGCACTACAGCTACGGCGGCAGCACGGACTACCTGGCCTTCGGTCATGGCTGCGTCAACGACAGCGAAGACGCCGACGTGATCCTCCACGAGTACGGCCATGGCATCCAGCGCAACATCAACACGAGCTGGTCCGGTGGCGACACCGGCGCCATGGGCGAGGGCTTTGGCGACTACTGGGCGGCTTCGTATTCCTACAGCACGCCGAATGGCCCCACGTATCACCCCGAGTGGGTGTTCAGCTGGGACGGTCACAGCAACTGCTGGAGCGGCCGGGCGCTGAACCGCACCGATGCCAGGTACAACAGCATCAGGACCTATGGCGCGCACCAGTCGATCACCGAGGGCGGCGTCACCTTCGTGTCCGACGAGCTGTGGTCCGCGCCCTTGTTCCAGGCGCTGACCAGCCTGATGGCCAACGGCAAGTCCCGCGCGGATGTCGACAAGATCATCCTCCAGGCGCACTTCGGCCTGGGCTCGGGCGTGAAGATGCCGGCGATGGCAACGGCCATCGTCAACGCCGCGCACAACCTGTTCCCGAATGATGTGACCTACGAGAACACCTTCAAGGCGAAGTTCGAGGCGCAAAACATCATCAGCTCGGTCCCCCCAGGCCCGACCATCAACGAGACCGAATCCAACGACACCCAGGCCACGGCCAACGAGCTCTCCACCACCAACACCACCGTCAACGCCGCGATCGCTTCGCGCAGCGATGTCGACTTCTTCAAGGTCACCCTGCCGGCGGGCAAGACCCTGACCGCGAGTATGACGCCCAACTCGACCTCTGACTACGATCTGGAACTGTACAACAGCGCGGGCACCAAGCTGACCTCGAGCACCGCGGGTACCGGCGCGGTGGACTCGGTGACCCGGAGCAACAGCGGCACGACGTCGGCCGACTTCTATGTCAAGGTGATCTACTACAGCGGCGGCACCGGCTCGACCAACGGGAAGTACTCGCTGGTGGCGACCTGGTAG
- a CDS encoding response regulator: MSMHPNPRRLLVIDDSEAIHTDFRRILTDEPLKSRGELDLMADALFGPEAAGSSEGKTVVEVDSAYQGEEGVERVREALAAGRPYALVFLDYRMPPGWNGAETLRHLRQVAPTLPVVLCSAYSDYSWAELQAEFGESRLLRQLRKPFNRQQVRELALGD; encoded by the coding sequence ATGAGCATGCACCCGAACCCCAGGCGCCTCCTCGTCATCGACGACTCGGAGGCCATCCACACCGACTTCCGCCGCATCCTCACCGACGAGCCGCTCAAGAGCCGGGGCGAGCTGGACCTGATGGCCGACGCGCTCTTCGGTCCCGAGGCGGCGGGCTCCAGCGAGGGCAAGACGGTGGTGGAGGTGGATTCCGCCTACCAGGGCGAGGAGGGCGTGGAGCGGGTGCGCGAGGCGCTGGCCGCGGGCCGGCCCTATGCCCTGGTCTTCCTGGACTACCGGATGCCCCCGGGCTGGAACGGCGCCGAGACGCTGCGGCACCTGCGGCAGGTGGCCCCCACGCTGCCGGTGGTGCTCTGCTCGGCCTACTCGGACTACTCCTGGGCGGAGCTGCAGGCGGAGTTCGGCGAGTCCCGGCTCCTGCGCCAGCTGCGCAAGCCCTTCAACCGGCAGCAGGTGCGCGAGCTGGCCCTGGGTGACTAG
- a CDS encoding nuclear transport factor 2 family protein gives MAEQPDSNSRLKAVQDYFRKADRRDPGLMELFTDDVQFFFPKFGVSRGKAELARFSQMLTSYLESIEHDIEGFRYVVSGDSIVVEGTERGVTRGGVHWPDNEISQGRFCNVFEFDGPLIRRVHIYVDPDFTSADLERVRLLRGKPAEHPDTRAIAGAYFARLRAGAEPDAIASLFSEEVDWDIPGDTRRVSWIGRRTGRAGVADFFRSLREQVEPLRFEVRSLVVDGDEAVALGALESRVKRTGKIIESEFALHMTIRNGLIVRYRLFEDSFAVARATDP, from the coding sequence ATGGCGGAGCAACCCGACAGCAACAGCCGGTTGAAGGCGGTCCAGGACTATTTCAGGAAGGCGGATCGCAGAGACCCTGGACTCATGGAGCTCTTCACTGACGACGTGCAGTTTTTCTTCCCCAAGTTTGGCGTGAGCCGAGGCAAGGCCGAGCTCGCACGATTCTCGCAGATGCTCACGAGCTACCTGGAAAGCATCGAGCACGATATCGAGGGCTTCCGTTACGTGGTCTCGGGCGACAGCATCGTGGTCGAGGGGACGGAGCGCGGCGTGACGCGCGGCGGTGTGCACTGGCCGGACAACGAGATATCCCAGGGCCGCTTCTGCAATGTCTTCGAGTTCGATGGGCCGCTGATCCGGCGCGTTCATATCTATGTCGATCCGGACTTCACCAGCGCGGACCTGGAGCGCGTCCGGCTCCTACGGGGCAAACCCGCGGAACACCCGGATACTCGCGCCATCGCCGGCGCCTATTTCGCACGCCTGCGAGCGGGAGCGGAGCCGGACGCCATCGCGTCGCTGTTCAGTGAGGAGGTCGACTGGGATATCCCAGGCGACACCCGGAGGGTCTCCTGGATAGGGAGAAGAACGGGGCGGGCTGGCGTTGCGGACTTCTTCCGCTCGCTTCGAGAACAGGTCGAACCGCTCCGCTTCGAGGTCCGCTCGCTCGTCGTCGACGGCGACGAGGCCGTGGCGCTGGGCGCGCTGGAATCACGCGTCAAGCGCACAGGCAAAATCATCGAGAGTGAATTTGCCTTGCACATGACGATACGCAACGGCCTGATCGTTCGTTACCGGCTCTTCGAGGACAGCTTCGCGGTGGCAAGGGCGACAGACCCCTGA
- a CDS encoding winged helix-turn-helix transcriptional regulator: MLSDTEDDPIYRADCPSRTILDQIGDKWSMMVLAVLVRTPRRFNAIKRRLEGITQRVLTQTLRKLERNGMVRRRVIGGSPPGVEYAITPLGRSLQEPFAALYDWTLAHIDTIQKHQEAYDRERPPGAPPEKVS, from the coding sequence ATGCTGAGCGATACTGAAGACGATCCCATCTACCGGGCCGACTGCCCCAGCCGCACGATCCTCGATCAGATCGGCGACAAGTGGTCGATGATGGTCCTTGCCGTGCTTGTGCGCACGCCGAGGCGGTTCAACGCAATCAAGCGACGGCTCGAGGGAATCACCCAGCGCGTGCTAACGCAGACGCTGCGAAAGCTCGAACGCAACGGGATGGTCCGCCGACGCGTCATCGGCGGCTCGCCGCCGGGCGTCGAGTACGCGATCACCCCGCTTGGCAGATCGCTCCAGGAGCCGTTCGCGGCACTGTACGATTGGACCCTCGCGCACATCGACACGATCCAGAAGCACCAGGAAGCCTACGACCGCGAGCGTCCCCCTGGAGCGCCCCCTGAGAAGGTGTCCTGA
- a CDS encoding transcriptional regulator: MKRADVARLTALERKALLEELAAMVVTGEFGLGDAARILRGTMLGMDRKTFAQAVRLSTSVVATLEDDPNANPTLETLNKVFAPFGGKVVLSFPRIEEPPPPDDAERRRREMLRAALAKNRRQRRRSTES; encoded by the coding sequence ATGAAGCGCGCCGACGTCGCCCGGTTGACTGCGCTCGAACGCAAGGCGCTGCTGGAAGAACTCGCCGCGATGGTCGTCACCGGAGAGTTCGGCCTCGGAGATGCCGCGCGCATCCTCCGCGGCACGATGCTGGGGATGGACCGGAAGACCTTCGCACAAGCCGTGAGGCTCTCCACCAGCGTCGTCGCGACGCTCGAGGACGATCCGAACGCGAACCCGACGCTCGAAACGCTCAACAAGGTCTTCGCGCCGTTCGGCGGAAAGGTCGTGTTGTCGTTTCCCCGCATCGAGGAGCCCCCGCCGCCCGACGATGCGGAGCGGCGTCGGCGAGAGATGCTCCGCGCCGCACTCGCGAAGAACAGGCGGCAGCGGCGGCGCTCGACAGAGTCGTAG
- a CDS encoding type II toxin-antitoxin system HipA family toxin encodes MIRWIADPPPLVAVSLNLPVKFHPKVWHHWPAFLDDLQPMGSARHWWLRRLSLADEGASDFDILRSGTIAPVGNLRIEESVPTKKELPKRFPRQAVIDREHAFIEYAANAGAQVGGATGAGGDSPKLLLRCDAADQVWIDVWQDDPACPDRHYLVKFARSRSERDRNILRSEYVYYKALAELGVETIAQDGLALHEGPSGPSLWLPRFDVARRGGREIRYGLESLYHCRNIAVLKTDSAVRLAPIFDFAPMRMDLDGITRTTTWEGYEAGGDVDWDGLLRSFGPDEASLREGLRDLASRLRHLPELLAGLGLPDETLNFAGLDLRGTEKRLRAWGLL; translated from the coding sequence ATGATTCGGTGGATCGCCGACCCGCCGCCGCTTGTGGCGGTCAGTCTCAATCTACCGGTCAAGTTCCACCCCAAGGTCTGGCACCACTGGCCCGCGTTCCTCGATGACCTGCAACCGATGGGGAGTGCCCGGCACTGGTGGCTGCGGCGACTGAGCCTCGCCGATGAGGGGGCGAGTGACTTCGACATCCTGCGGAGTGGCACGATTGCGCCGGTCGGCAATCTTCGAATCGAGGAGTCGGTTCCCACGAAGAAGGAACTTCCCAAGCGGTTCCCTCGCCAGGCCGTCATCGACCGCGAGCACGCCTTCATCGAGTACGCCGCCAATGCCGGCGCGCAGGTCGGAGGCGCGACAGGTGCCGGCGGCGATTCGCCGAAGCTCCTGCTTCGCTGCGACGCCGCGGATCAGGTGTGGATCGACGTCTGGCAGGATGACCCCGCCTGTCCAGATCGGCATTACCTCGTCAAGTTCGCGCGCAGCCGCAGCGAACGTGACCGGAACATCCTTCGCTCGGAGTACGTTTATTACAAAGCGCTCGCGGAACTCGGAGTCGAAACCATTGCGCAAGACGGGCTCGCGCTTCACGAAGGCCCCTCGGGCCCGAGCCTCTGGCTTCCCCGATTTGACGTCGCGCGCCGAGGTGGCCGCGAAATCCGGTACGGACTCGAATCCCTCTACCATTGCAGGAACATCGCCGTGCTCAAGACGGACAGTGCCGTCCGCCTCGCGCCCATCTTCGACTTCGCGCCGATGAGGATGGACCTCGATGGAATCACCCGCACCACGACGTGGGAGGGGTACGAAGCCGGCGGAGATGTCGACTGGGATGGGCTCCTGCGAAGCTTCGGCCCGGATGAGGCGTCGCTGCGCGAGGGCCTCCGCGATCTTGCTTCGCGCCTTCGCCATCTCCCCGAGTTGCTCGCGGGTCTCGGGCTGCCAGATGAAACGCTGAATTTCGCGGGGCTCGACCTCCGTGGCACCGAGAAGCGACTCCGCGCGTGGGGTCTCCTATGA
- a CDS encoding FAD-dependent oxidoreductase, with the protein MEEQSPIAVLICGAGAAGLTLAIDLARRGVSFRLIEKMDRPFPGSRGKGIQPRTQEVFEDLGIIDRLVAAGGLYPPSREYRDDGSHAESDVVEPHEPTPAEPYHLALMVPQFLTERVMRERLAEFGHHVEFGCELVGFEQDEGGVTARLVGPAGEETVRARYLVGADGGRSFVRGTLGVDFPGKTLGVRAMVADVLLTGLDRDAWHQFNRGDMERQVSVCPLAGTDLFQLQAPIPLEGEFDLSTEGLERMVASRTGRSGIRVQSVSWASAYTMNARLAERYRVGRVFLVGDAAHIHPPTGGQGLNTSVQDAYNLGWKLAAVLGGASERLLDSYEEERRPVAEAMLGLSTRLLDAMKRGVNRRTRDVRQLDIGYPESSLALGSSARPGGLLAGARAPDAPLRGAAGCSRRLFELFAGPHWTLVGFETKSDIVVPRRGLRIHKVGVGRELSDEAGHLREAYGLAPGEWVLVRPDGYVGAIVASEEAHTLDSYLAGVGLAVEGAEVRTA; encoded by the coding sequence GTGGAAGAGCAAAGCCCGATCGCGGTTTTGATCTGCGGTGCCGGTGCCGCCGGTCTCACCCTCGCCATCGACCTGGCACGACGGGGTGTGTCATTCCGGCTGATCGAGAAGATGGATCGTCCGTTCCCCGGTTCGCGGGGCAAGGGTATCCAGCCGCGGACGCAGGAAGTGTTCGAGGATCTCGGCATCATCGACCGGCTCGTGGCGGCCGGCGGCCTCTACCCGCCGTCGCGGGAATATCGCGACGACGGCAGCCATGCCGAATCGGACGTGGTCGAGCCGCACGAGCCGACACCGGCCGAGCCCTACCACCTCGCGCTGATGGTCCCGCAGTTCCTGACCGAGCGGGTGATGCGCGAGCGGCTCGCCGAGTTCGGCCATCATGTCGAGTTCGGATGCGAGCTGGTCGGGTTCGAGCAGGACGAGGGCGGGGTGACGGCGCGCCTCGTGGGTCCCGCGGGAGAGGAGACCGTGCGCGCCCGCTATCTCGTTGGGGCGGACGGAGGGCGCAGCTTCGTGCGAGGCACGCTCGGCGTGGATTTTCCCGGCAAGACGCTGGGCGTGCGCGCCATGGTGGCGGATGTCCTGCTGACCGGGCTCGACCGTGATGCCTGGCACCAGTTCAACAGGGGTGACATGGAGCGGCAGGTTTCTGTCTGCCCGCTCGCCGGAACCGACCTCTTCCAGCTCCAGGCACCCATCCCGCTCGAGGGCGAGTTCGACCTCTCGACCGAGGGGCTCGAGCGGATGGTCGCCAGTCGCACCGGTCGAAGCGGCATCCGCGTACAGTCCGTGTCGTGGGCGTCGGCCTACACGATGAATGCGCGGCTCGCTGAGCGCTATCGCGTCGGTCGGGTGTTCCTGGTCGGCGATGCCGCCCACATCCATCCGCCGACGGGAGGACAGGGCCTCAATACCAGCGTCCAGGACGCCTACAATCTCGGATGGAAGCTCGCGGCGGTGCTCGGCGGCGCTTCGGAGCGCCTGCTCGACAGCTATGAGGAGGAGCGGCGCCCGGTCGCGGAGGCGATGCTCGGCCTTTCGACCCGCCTGCTCGACGCGATGAAGCGCGGAGTGAACCGTCGAACCCGCGACGTCCGTCAGCTCGACATCGGTTACCCGGAATCGTCGCTGGCCCTCGGGTCATCCGCGCGTCCCGGTGGTCTGTTGGCCGGAGCTCGTGCACCGGACGCGCCCCTGCGCGGAGCCGCTGGCTGCTCCCGACGCCTGTTCGAGCTGTTCGCTGGCCCACACTGGACGCTGGTGGGTTTCGAGACAAAGTCAGACATCGTCGTGCCACGACGCGGACTGCGCATCCACAAGGTCGGGGTCGGCCGCGAGCTGTCGGACGAAGCGGGGCATCTGCGCGAGGCCTACGGTCTTGCTCCTGGCGAATGGGTGCTCGTGCGGCCAGATGGCTATGTCGGTGCGATCGTCGCCTCCGAGGAGGCCCATACGCTCGACAGCTATCTCGCGGGGGTTGGTCTGGCGGTCGAAGGAGCAGAAGTGAGGACGGCATGA
- a CDS encoding pectate lyase — translation MKTVWCAQHDPVSYAPKGARAYALPSRSGNESVGIVTFLMTRSQTTEVKVAVRAAIAWYKKSTVKVANTAYVNRPSGNTNDSYNPIQIKAGSIMWYRFYDLNEDKGIFSDRTGSMFYSIMDIEAERRYGYEWGGNYGTKLFTYSDSVGY, via the coding sequence GTGAAGACCGTGTGGTGTGCCCAGCATGATCCGGTCAGTTACGCTCCGAAGGGAGCCCGGGCCTATGCGCTGCCTTCCAGGAGCGGCAACGAATCGGTGGGGATCGTCACCTTCTTGATGACCCGTTCGCAGACCACCGAGGTCAAGGTCGCTGTCCGGGCCGCGATTGCCTGGTACAAGAAAAGCACGGTCAAGGTCGCCAACACAGCCTATGTGAATCGACCCTCGGGCAACACCAACGACTCCTACAACCCGATCCAGATCAAGGCCGGCAGCATCATGTGGTACCGCTTCTATGATTTAAACGAGGACAAGGGCATCTTCAGCGACCGCACCGGCAGCATGTTCTACAGCATCATGGACATCGAGGCCGAGCGCCGCTACGGCTACGAGTGGGGCGGCAACTACGGCACCAAGCTGTTCACCTACAGCGACTCGGTGGGCTACTGA
- a CDS encoding DUF7594 domain-containing protein — MPRTDSYVNASSPFEDSYVSQREPTVNFGTSPVLMVDGSPRLESYLKFSPFSEGLAIRAARLEFTSVDGTSDGPRLYRAGDDWTEGELTWNNRPPVLGGVLGDLGAIHPSTRVSYDVTGVVTQEQPYSFVLLSDSSDGVDFYSNESVQAERLPMLVVTTESPPFCSYRGSGTGGLSAWVRQLGGAGAESVSVVAPHPQGGFVAAGLFGDAVFAEGEGLALARYGADGTFQWSSVVATNDVLVTDITVTSLGNLLVVGRYHNAPDLGTGPFPSAPEEEAWMAGFFIAKFSPVGRLVWAHGFVARDATGMLQRVAPQAVATDAHGSLLVTGGFSGQMDLGTGPIDSGSTGEPGFAMNTGGFVAKFSWEGQPLWSRALRTHLAGQYVQGWTVAADAEDNVLLGGSASALTDLGDGPLGEEGWLGDPVPFLAKYTPSGDLSWKRVFSGGAGEVRVIQPQGADRIAFGANIAGFFTFAGHSYEGEFLETLSASGFLGVMTATGSDAWLRAVGEPVSLGELAVGNDGSLVLSGVGLEAFDVGGGALGFAWGSPFVPTNRPFVARYTAQGEHLWSRSFDQGRSLDMALLSDGGVLLGISLRWNFQLDGRTFTPVGGGDLLYLMLNP; from the coding sequence ATGCCTCGCACGGATTCCTATGTGAACGCCTCCTCCCCATTCGAGGACAGCTACGTCTCCCAGCGCGAGCCCACCGTCAACTTCGGTACGTCCCCGGTGCTGATGGTGGATGGCTCGCCCCGGCTCGAGTCCTACCTGAAGTTCTCGCCCTTCAGTGAGGGCCTCGCCATCCGCGCGGCGCGGTTGGAGTTCACCTCCGTCGATGGCACGTCGGACGGTCCACGCCTCTACCGTGCCGGCGATGACTGGACCGAGGGCGAGCTCACCTGGAACAACCGACCTCCCGTGCTGGGCGGGGTGCTGGGCGATCTCGGCGCCATCCACCCCAGTACGCGGGTGTCCTATGACGTGACGGGCGTGGTGACACAGGAACAGCCCTACAGCTTCGTCCTCCTGTCGGACTCGAGCGATGGCGTGGACTTCTATTCGAACGAGAGCGTCCAGGCGGAGCGCTTGCCCATGCTGGTCGTCACGACGGAAAGCCCTCCGTTCTGTTCCTACAGGGGCTCGGGCACGGGCGGCCTCAGCGCGTGGGTGCGGCAGCTTGGGGGGGCGGGCGCCGAGTCGGTGTCGGTGGTGGCCCCCCATCCCCAGGGCGGCTTCGTGGCCGCGGGCCTGTTCGGTGACGCGGTGTTCGCCGAGGGCGAGGGCCTCGCGCTCGCGCGCTACGGCGCGGACGGCACGTTTCAGTGGTCGAGCGTGGTGGCCACGAACGACGTGCTGGTGACGGACATCACCGTCACATCCCTGGGCAACCTCCTCGTGGTGGGCCGCTACCACAACGCGCCCGACCTGGGCACGGGCCCCTTTCCCTCCGCGCCGGAGGAGGAGGCGTGGATGGCCGGATTCTTCATCGCCAAGTTCTCCCCCGTGGGGCGGCTGGTGTGGGCGCATGGCTTCGTGGCCCGGGACGCCACGGGCATGCTCCAGCGGGTGGCCCCGCAGGCGGTGGCCACCGATGCCCATGGCAGCCTCCTCGTCACTGGCGGCTTCTCGGGCCAGATGGACCTGGGGACGGGGCCGATCGATTCGGGCTCCACGGGCGAGCCCGGCTTCGCGATGAACACAGGGGGCTTCGTGGCGAAGTTCTCCTGGGAAGGCCAGCCGCTCTGGTCGCGGGCCCTGCGCACCCACCTGGCCGGGCAGTACGTCCAGGGCTGGACCGTGGCCGCGGACGCGGAGGACAACGTGCTCCTCGGTGGCTCGGCGAGCGCCCTGACGGACCTCGGAGATGGCCCGTTGGGGGAGGAGGGCTGGTTGGGCGACCCCGTGCCCTTCCTGGCGAAGTACACCCCCTCGGGCGATTTGTCGTGGAAGCGCGTGTTCAGCGGGGGGGCCGGCGAGGTGAGGGTCATCCAGCCGCAAGGCGCGGATCGCATCGCCTTCGGCGCCAACATCGCGGGCTTCTTCACCTTCGCGGGGCACTCCTATGAAGGGGAGTTCCTGGAGACCCTGTCCGCCAGTGGCTTTCTCGGGGTCATGACAGCGACGGGAAGCGACGCATGGTTGCGTGCCGTGGGTGAGCCCGTCTCCCTCGGCGAGCTGGCCGTGGGGAACGACGGCTCGCTCGTCCTCTCCGGTGTGGGCCTCGAGGCGTTCGACGTGGGGGGTGGGGCGCTGGGCTTCGCCTGGGGCTCTCCCTTCGTCCCCACCAATCGGCCCTTCGTGGCGCGCTATACGGCACAGGGCGAGCACCTCTGGTCCCGCTCCTTCGATCAGGGCCGCTCGCTGGATATGGCGCTGCTATCCGATGGGGGGGTGCTGCTCGGTATCTCCCTCCGGTGGAATTTCCAGCTCGATGGGCGCACCTTCACGCCCGTGGGCGGCGGCGACCTGCTCTACCTGATGCTCAATCCGTAG
- a CDS encoding TetR/AcrR family transcriptional regulator → MSNRGRPRSFDRDLALRRALEVFWAKGYEGAQIADLTLAMGINPPSFYAAFGSKEAAFREALELYLGTSGAGSMRVLDEVATVQEAIEAMLRESVESALAAPHAKGCLVVLGLVNCAPDNAPLGGHLAEMRHTTFRRLQQRVERGVRDGDLPAHVDTKALAAFYCTVMQGLSLRARDGASREELLGTVTLSMSILNAHETPSPANRRSSRTGARRVRPMNIGPEADEKQRGQKDLHSVKGRPSASRS, encoded by the coding sequence ATGTCGAATCGAGGAAGACCCCGGAGTTTCGATCGCGATCTCGCCCTGCGGCGCGCGTTGGAGGTGTTCTGGGCCAAGGGGTACGAAGGCGCACAGATCGCCGATCTCACCTTGGCCATGGGAATCAATCCACCGAGCTTCTACGCGGCCTTCGGTTCGAAGGAGGCCGCTTTTCGCGAGGCGCTCGAGTTGTATCTGGGCACGTCCGGCGCCGGCAGCATGCGAGTCCTGGACGAGGTGGCGACAGTCCAGGAGGCCATCGAGGCCATGTTGAGGGAGAGCGTGGAGAGCGCACTGGCCGCACCCCACGCGAAGGGCTGTCTGGTTGTCCTGGGGCTCGTCAACTGCGCTCCGGACAACGCGCCGCTCGGCGGTCACCTCGCGGAAATGAGGCACACCACCTTCAGGCGGCTCCAGCAGCGAGTCGAGCGGGGAGTGCGGGACGGAGACCTGCCCGCCCACGTCGACACGAAGGCCCTGGCCGCCTTCTATTGCACCGTCATGCAGGGCTTGTCGCTACGGGCCAGGGATGGAGCCTCTCGCGAGGAGCTCCTCGGCACGGTGACCTTGTCGATGAGCATCCTGAACGCCCACGAAACCCCCTCCCCGGCGAATCGCCGGAGCAGCCGCACTGGAGCGAGACGCGTCCGACCCATGAACATCGGCCCCGAGGCGGACGAGAAGCAACGAGGACAGAAGGACCTCCACTCCGTCAAGGGGCGGCCGTCGGCTTCTCGCTCATGA